The Populus trichocarpa isolate Nisqually-1 chromosome 2, P.trichocarpa_v4.1, whole genome shotgun sequence genome has a window encoding:
- the LOC18096191 gene encoding LOW QUALITY PROTEIN: putative wall-associated receptor kinase-like 16 (The sequence of the model RefSeq protein was modified relative to this genomic sequence to represent the inferred CDS: inserted 1 base in 1 codon): MRIRGMAFQFTITGVLLAAVTAATQLPIAKPGCQEDRCGNVSIPYPFGTGEDCYYDPQFLITCNHTFNPPKAFIGNTNLSVTEITLDGKLRLMQYIAKDCYNRAGARTRRNRPWINLPVQGPYVFSDTDNVFVAIGCDTLAAMLGRREDKNDTYLVGCLSKCSNKKYVPNTCSGIGCCQTSLAKGIKYFDVSLSSYNNHTGIWEFNPCSFAFMIEEKRFSFFPSNLSDLEQXKVPIIVDWSIGRNNCETLEKNKMSNACQGQSKCHDPENGSGYICKCLDGYQGNPYLPNGCQNINECSDPKVAHNCSHTCIDTEGNYTCSCPKGYHGDGRIDGERCIRNRSSVIQVAVGTGVGLISLLMGITWLYWGYNKWKLMKLKEKFFRQNGGLMLEQQLSRREGPVTETAKIFSAEELEKATDKYHESRILGRGGFGTVYKGTLTDGRTVAIKKSKTIDHSQIEQFINEVVVLYQINHRNVVKLLGCCLETEVPLLVYEYVANGTLYDHIHDKCKVSALTWEIRLKIASETAGVLSYLHSAASVPIIHRDVKSTNILLDNSYTAKVSDFGTSRFIPLDQVELSTMVQGTLGYLDPEYLHTSQLTDKSDVYSFGVVLVELLTGMKAISFHKPEGERNLSSYFLCALKEDRLVHILQDCMVNQDNIRQLKEVANIAKKCLRVKGEERPNMKNVAMELEGLRTSAKHPWTNDKSDVKETEYLLGESVETVRSEEMAGTSAGYHSLYLMQSQGDGR; this comes from the exons ATGAGAATTCGAGGAATGGCCTTCCAGTTCACAATAACAGGAGTGTTGTTAGCAGCAGTTACAGCAGCAACACAGCTTCCTATAGCGAAGCCTGGATGCCAAGAAGATAGATGTGGGAATGTTAGTATCCCATATCCATTCGGCACGGGAGAAGATTGCTACTACGACCCTCAGTTCCTCATAACTTGCAACCATACTTTCAATCCTCCAAAAGCGTTTATAGGAAATACTAACTTGAGTGTCACAGAAATAACCCTTGATGGGAAGCTACGCCTCATGCAATATATAGCTAAGGACTGCTATAATCGGGCAGGTGCACGAACAAGGAGAAACAGACCCTGGATAAACCTACCCGTCCAAGGTCCGTACGTTTTTTCTGACACTGACAATGTGTTCGTCGCTATCGGCTGTGATACTTTAGCTGCAATGCTAGGTAGGCGAGAAGACAAGAATGATACATACCTGGTAGGATGCCTTTCCAAATGTAGCAACAAAAAATATGTACCAAACACATGCTCCGGAATTGGTTGCTGCCAAACCTCCCTTGCCAAAGGAATTAAGTACTTCGACGTGAGCTTGTCTAGTTACAATAATCATACGGGAATCTGGGAATTCAATCCTTGCAGCTTTGCCTTCATGATTGAAGAAAAGCGGTTCAGCTTTTTTCCAAGTAACCTGTCGGATTTGGAGC GTAAGGTTCCTATTATAGTGGATTGGAGTATTGGGCGCAATAACTGCGAAACCTTggaaaagaacaagatgtctaATGCATGTCAAGGACAGAGCAAATGTCATGACCCTGAAAATGGGTCTGGGTACATTTGCAAATGCTTAGATGGCTATCAAGGAAATCCATACCTCCCAAATGGTTGCCAAA ACATTAATGAATGTTCAGATCCAAAAGTAGCCCACAATTGCAGCCACACATGCATCGACACCGAAGGGAATTATACATGTTCTTGCCCCAAGGGGTACCATGGAGATGGGAGGATAGATGGAGAACGCTGCATCCGCAATCGATCATCAGTGATTCAGGTCGCTGTCG GAACTGGAGTGGGACTGATATCTTTGTTGATGGGAATTACTTGGCTGTACTGGGGATACAATAAATGGAAGCTAATGAAGCTCAAAGAGAAGTTCTTTAGGCAAAATGGTGGTCTAATGCTGGAGCAGCAGCTATCAAGAAGGGAAGGACCCGTTACAGAAACGGCAAAAATCTTTTCAGCTGAAGAACTCGAGAAAGCCACTGACAAGTACCATGAAAGTAGAATTCTTGGCCGTGGAGGTTTTGGTACAGTTTACAAGGGAACTTTAACAGATGGAAGAACTGTTGCAATCAAGAAGTCCAAAACAATCGATCATAGCCAAATCGAGCAGTTTATCAACGAGGTGGTTGTTCTTTACCAAATCAATCACAGGAATGTGGTGAAGCTTCTAGGATGTTGCTTGGAGACAGAAGTCCCATTACTAGTTTATGAATATGTTGCAAATGGCACCCTCTATGACCACATTCACGACAAGTGTAAGGTGTCGGCCCTCACCTGGGAAATCCGTTTAAAGATAGCTTCTGAAACTGCAGGTGTTCTATCATATTTGCATTCCGCAGCTTCTGTGCCAATCATTCATAGGGATGTCAAGTCTACAAACATACTCCTGGACAACAGTTACACGGCAAAAGTGTCAGATTTTGGCACTTCTAGGTTCATTCCGCTGGATCAAGTTGAATTGTCAACGATGGTGCAAGGTACTCTAGGATACTTGGACCCTGAGTACTTGCACACAAGCCAACTGACGGACAAAAGTGATGTTTACAGTTTTGGAGTGGTTCTTGTGGAACTACTAACTGGGATGAAGGCAATTTCCTTCCATAAGCCTGAGGGGGAGAGGAATTTATCATCGTATTTTCTTTGTGCACTGAAAGAAGATCGCCTGGTCCATATTCTTCAGGATTGCATGGTGAACCAGGATAATATTAGGCAGCTCAAGGAAGTTGCCAACATTGCAAAGAAGTGCTTAAGAGTAAAAGGAGAGGAAAGACCCAACATGAAGAACGTAGCAATGGAATTAGAGGGGCTGAGAACATCTGCAAAACATCCTTGGACTAATGACAAATCAGATGTAAAAGAGACAGAGTACTTGCTTGGTGAATCAGTGGAAACTGTTCGTTCTGAGGAAATGGCTGGTACAAGTGCTGGATATCACAGTTTATATTTAATGCAATCACAAGGAGATGGCAGATGA